The proteins below come from a single Streptomyces sp. M92 genomic window:
- the ptsP gene encoding phosphoenolpyruvate--protein phosphotransferase, translated as METTLRGVGVSHGVAIGEVRHMGTAVLEPPAKQIPAEDAEREQGRARKAVEAVAADLMARGNLAGGEAQAVLEAQAMMAQDPELMADVERRIAVGSTAERAAYDAFAAYRALLAGAGEYLAGRVADLDDVRNRIVARLLGVPMPGVPDSDEPYVLIARDLAPADTALLDPTLVLGFVTEEGGPTSHSAILARALGVPAVVALPGAGELPEGTVVAVDGSTGEIFVNPSAEKKARMEAEAAERKAALAASTGPGATSDGHKVPLLANIGGPADVPAAVEAGAEGVGLFRTEFLFLDDSENAPSEEKQVAAYRQVLEAFPEGRVVVRVLDAGADKPLDFLTPGDEPNPALGVRGLRTLLDHPEVLRTQLTALAKAAEGLPVYLEVMAPMVADRADAKAFADACREAGLRAKFGAMVEIPSAALRARSVLQEVEFLSLGTNDLAQYTFAADRQVGAVSRLQDPWQPALLDLVALSAEAAKAEGKSCGVCGEAASDPLLACVLTGLGVTSLSMGAASLPYVRATLAKFTLAQCERAAAAARAAESAEEARSAAHAVLSGE; from the coding sequence ATGGAGACAACGCTGCGAGGCGTCGGTGTCAGCCACGGCGTGGCGATCGGCGAGGTTCGGCACATGGGGACGGCGGTGCTCGAGCCGCCGGCGAAGCAGATTCCGGCCGAGGACGCCGAGCGTGAGCAGGGGCGCGCCCGCAAGGCCGTGGAAGCTGTGGCCGCCGATCTGATGGCGCGCGGCAATCTGGCGGGGGGCGAAGCCCAGGCGGTGCTCGAGGCACAGGCCATGATGGCCCAGGACCCCGAGTTGATGGCGGACGTGGAGCGGCGGATCGCCGTTGGCAGCACGGCCGAGCGGGCGGCGTACGACGCCTTCGCGGCTTATCGCGCCCTTCTGGCCGGTGCCGGTGAGTATCTGGCGGGTCGTGTGGCGGACCTCGACGACGTGCGGAACCGTATCGTCGCGCGTCTGCTCGGGGTGCCGATGCCGGGCGTGCCGGACAGCGACGAGCCCTACGTCCTCATCGCGCGCGACCTCGCGCCGGCGGACACGGCCCTGCTCGACCCGACGCTGGTGCTCGGTTTCGTCACCGAGGAGGGTGGACCGACCAGCCACAGCGCGATTCTCGCGCGGGCGCTCGGGGTGCCCGCCGTGGTGGCGCTGCCCGGTGCCGGGGAGCTTCCCGAGGGCACGGTCGTCGCCGTGGACGGCAGCACCGGCGAGATCTTCGTGAACCCCAGCGCGGAGAAGAAGGCTCGGATGGAGGCTGAGGCGGCCGAGCGCAAGGCCGCGCTGGCCGCATCGACGGGGCCGGGCGCGACCTCGGACGGGCACAAGGTGCCGCTGCTCGCGAACATCGGCGGCCCCGCCGACGTGCCCGCCGCGGTCGAGGCCGGTGCGGAGGGTGTGGGTCTCTTCCGTACCGAGTTCCTCTTCCTCGACGACAGCGAGAACGCGCCGTCCGAGGAGAAGCAGGTCGCCGCGTACCGCCAGGTGCTGGAGGCCTTCCCGGAGGGCCGGGTGGTCGTGCGGGTGCTGGACGCCGGAGCGGACAAGCCGCTGGACTTCCTGACGCCGGGCGACGAGCCGAACCCCGCGCTGGGTGTGCGCGGGCTGCGGACGCTGCTGGACCACCCCGAGGTGCTGCGCACGCAGCTCACCGCGCTGGCGAAGGCGGCTGAAGGCCTGCCGGTCTACCTCGAGGTCATGGCCCCGATGGTGGCGGACCGCGCCGACGCCAAGGCGTTCGCGGACGCCTGCCGCGAGGCCGGGCTGCGGGCGAAGTTCGGCGCGATGGTGGAGATCCCGTCGGCCGCGCTGCGGGCGCGCTCGGTGCTGCAGGAGGTCGAGTTCCTGTCGCTGGGGACGAACGACCTCGCGCAGTACACCTTCGCGGCCGACCGCCAGGTGGGCGCGGTGTCCCGGCTCCAGGACCCGTGGCAGCCGGCCCTCCTCGACCTGGTCGCGCTGTCGGCGGAGGCGGCGAAGGCCGAGGGCAAGAGCTGCGGTGTCTGCGGTGAGGCGGCGTCGGACCCGCTGCTGGCGTGTGTGCTGACCGGTCTGGGCGTCACCTCTCTTTCCATGGGTGCCGCGTCGCTGCCTTATGTGCGGGCGACGCTGGCGAAGTTCACGCTGGCTCAGTGTGAGCGTGCGGCGGCGGCCGCCCGGGCGGCGGAGAGCGCCGAGGAGGCGCGCAGCGCCGCTCACGCGGTGCTGTCCGGCGAGTAG
- a CDS encoding MIP/aquaporin family protein, with the protein MSNGDIFVGEIIGTAILILFGAGVCAAVTLRYSKARAAGWVVIAFGWGFGVLAGAYTAAPLSGGHLNPAVTLGIAVDTGEWGKVWVYVLGQFVGAMLGAVLCYLTYFAQFQANVRRTGTTEGTADEPVPTLGIFSTVPEIRNPVANLVTEIIATVGLVLPILAFGLTEGLGESGTLVLIVALLVVGIGLSLGGPTGYAINPTRDLGPRIVHTFLPIPNKGTSDWSYAWIPVAGPLIGGALAGLIYNAAF; encoded by the coding sequence ATGAGCAACGGAGACATCTTCGTCGGCGAGATCATCGGCACGGCGATCCTCATCCTCTTCGGCGCGGGCGTCTGCGCCGCCGTGACCCTCAGGTACAGCAAGGCCCGGGCGGCGGGGTGGGTGGTGATCGCGTTCGGCTGGGGGTTCGGCGTGCTGGCCGGCGCGTACACCGCGGCCCCGCTCTCGGGCGGACACCTCAACCCGGCCGTCACGCTCGGGATCGCCGTCGACACCGGTGAGTGGGGCAAGGTCTGGGTGTACGTGCTGGGGCAGTTCGTCGGCGCGATGCTGGGCGCCGTGCTGTGCTACCTCACGTACTTCGCGCAGTTCCAGGCCAACGTGCGCAGGACCGGCACCACCGAGGGCACGGCGGACGAACCGGTGCCGACGCTCGGCATCTTCTCGACCGTTCCGGAGATCCGGAACCCGGTCGCCAACCTGGTGACGGAGATCATCGCGACCGTGGGGCTCGTCCTGCCGATCCTCGCCTTCGGGCTGACGGAAGGGCTCGGCGAGTCCGGGACGCTGGTGCTGATCGTCGCCCTGCTCGTCGTCGGCATCGGTCTCTCCCTCGGCGGGCCGACCGGCTACGCCATCAACCCGACGCGCGACCTCGGCCCGCGCATCGTGCACACGTTCCTGCCGATCCCGAACAAGGGAACTTCCGACTGGAGTTACGCGTGGATCCCGGTGGCAGGCCCGCTGATCGGCGGGGCGCTCGCCGGGCTGATCTACAACGCGGCCTTCTGA
- a CDS encoding M15 family metallopeptidase, with the protein MTRIPTAFRGLVTALAALVAVTAAPATAEAKPEPRAPEDFVSLRSVDPTIIQEMRYVTRHNFVGEPIDGYRQRLCILTRPAAEALHRAQTRLLRQGYSLKVYDCYRPQRAVDHFVRWAEDLDDQRMKAEFYPEVDKTRLFADGYIAEKSGHSRGSTVDLTLVKLPARPTRPYHPGQPLVPCFAPQAERFPDNSVDMGTGYDCFDTRSHTLDPRVQGAQRANRLLLKNTLEDAGLVNLPEEWWHFTYKPEPYTDTYFDFPVSAKSLAGRR; encoded by the coding sequence ATGACACGTATCCCCACCGCCTTCCGCGGACTGGTCACCGCCCTCGCCGCCCTGGTAGCCGTGACCGCCGCCCCCGCCACCGCCGAGGCGAAGCCCGAACCCAGGGCGCCCGAGGACTTCGTGTCCCTGAGGAGCGTCGATCCCACGATCATCCAGGAGATGCGCTACGTCACCCGGCACAACTTCGTCGGCGAGCCGATCGATGGCTACCGGCAGCGCCTGTGCATCCTCACCCGCCCCGCCGCCGAAGCCCTGCACCGGGCCCAGACCCGCCTGCTGCGCCAGGGCTACTCCCTCAAGGTGTACGACTGCTACCGGCCGCAGCGAGCCGTCGACCACTTCGTGCGCTGGGCCGAGGACCTCGACGACCAGCGGATGAAGGCCGAGTTCTACCCGGAGGTCGACAAGACCCGCCTGTTCGCCGACGGCTACATCGCCGAGAAGTCCGGTCACAGCCGCGGCTCGACCGTCGACCTCACCCTCGTCAAGCTCCCGGCCAGGCCGACCCGCCCCTACCACCCCGGACAGCCCCTGGTGCCCTGCTTCGCACCCCAGGCGGAGCGCTTCCCCGACAACTCCGTCGACATGGGCACCGGTTACGACTGCTTCGACACCCGTTCCCACACCCTCGACCCCCGCGTCCAGGGCGCCCAGCGAGCCAACCGGCTGCTGCTGAAGAACACCCTGGAGGACGCCGGCCTGGTGAACCTCCCCGAGGAGTGGTGGCACTTCACGTACAAGCCCGAGCCGTACACGGACACCTACTTCGACTTCCCGGTCTCCGCCAAGTCCCTCGCCGGCCGCCGCTGA
- a CDS encoding acetoacetate--CoA ligase: MSTVNPQPLWQPDPQRIARARITAFQAWAAEHHGAPAEGGYATLHRWSVDEPDTFWKAVTDWFDVRFTAPYARVLGDRSMPGAQWFSGATLNYAEHALRAAATRADEPALLYVDETHEPSPVTWAELRRQVGSLAAELRALGVRPGDRVSGYLPNIPQAVVALLATAAVGGVWTSCAPDFGARSVLDRFQQVEPVVLFTVDGYRYGGKEHDRRETVAELRRELPTLRAVVHIPLLGSEAPEGALEWETLTAADTEPVFEQLPFDHPLWVLYSSGTTGLPKAIVQSQGGILVEHLKQLGLHCDLGPEDRFFWYTSTGWMMWNFLVSGLLTGTTIVLYDGSPGFPDTGAQWRIAERTGATLFGTSAAYVMACRKAGVHPARDHDLSKVQCVATTGSPLPPDGFRWLHDEFAASGADLWIASVSGGTDVCSCFAGAVPTLPVYIGELQAPGLGTDLQSWDPSGKPLTDEVGELVVTNPMPSMPIRFWNDPDGSRYRDSYFDTYPGVWRHGDWITVTSRGSVVIHGRSDSTLNRQGVRMGSADIYEAVERLPEIRESLVIGVEQSDGGYWMPLFVHLAPGAALDEALLARIKQTIREQLSPRHVPDEVIEVPGIPHTLTGKRIEVPVKRLLQGTPLDKAVNPGSIDNLDLLHFYEELARKRT; encoded by the coding sequence ATGTCGACCGTGAACCCCCAGCCGCTCTGGCAGCCGGATCCGCAACGCATCGCGCGGGCCCGGATCACCGCGTTCCAGGCCTGGGCAGCCGAACACCACGGCGCGCCCGCCGAAGGCGGTTACGCGACCCTGCACCGCTGGTCCGTCGACGAACCCGACACGTTCTGGAAAGCGGTCACGGACTGGTTCGACGTACGCTTCACGGCCCCCTACGCGCGCGTACTGGGCGACCGCTCCATGCCCGGCGCCCAGTGGTTTTCCGGCGCCACGCTCAACTACGCCGAGCACGCCCTGCGCGCGGCGGCCACCCGCGCGGACGAACCGGCCCTCCTGTACGTCGACGAGACCCACGAACCCAGTCCCGTCACCTGGGCCGAACTGCGCCGCCAGGTCGGCTCGCTCGCCGCCGAACTGCGCGCCCTGGGCGTACGCCCCGGCGACCGTGTCAGCGGATACCTCCCCAACATCCCCCAGGCCGTGGTCGCCCTCCTCGCCACCGCCGCCGTGGGCGGAGTCTGGACCTCCTGCGCCCCCGACTTCGGCGCCCGCAGCGTCCTGGACCGCTTCCAGCAGGTCGAGCCCGTCGTCCTGTTCACCGTCGACGGCTACCGCTACGGCGGCAAGGAACACGACCGCCGAGAAACGGTCGCCGAACTCCGCCGCGAACTGCCCACCCTCCGCGCGGTGGTCCACATCCCGCTCCTCGGCAGCGAGGCCCCCGAAGGCGCGCTGGAGTGGGAGACGCTGACGGCCGCGGACACGGAACCCGTCTTCGAGCAACTGCCCTTCGACCACCCCCTGTGGGTGCTCTACTCGTCCGGCACCACCGGTCTGCCCAAGGCCATCGTGCAGTCCCAGGGCGGCATCCTCGTCGAGCACCTCAAACAGCTCGGCCTGCACTGCGACCTCGGCCCCGAGGACCGCTTCTTCTGGTACACCTCGACCGGCTGGATGATGTGGAACTTCCTCGTCTCCGGCCTCCTCACCGGCACCACGATCGTCCTCTACGACGGCAGCCCCGGCTTCCCGGACACCGGCGCCCAGTGGCGCATCGCCGAACGCACCGGCGCCACCCTCTTCGGCACCTCCGCCGCCTACGTCATGGCCTGTCGCAAGGCCGGTGTCCACCCCGCCCGCGACCACGACCTCTCCAAGGTCCAGTGCGTCGCCACCACCGGCTCCCCGCTCCCGCCCGACGGCTTCCGCTGGCTGCACGACGAGTTCGCCGCGAGCGGCGCCGACCTGTGGATCGCCTCCGTCAGCGGTGGCACCGACGTCTGCTCCTGCTTCGCGGGCGCCGTCCCCACGCTCCCGGTGTACATCGGCGAACTCCAGGCTCCCGGCCTCGGCACCGACCTGCAGTCCTGGGACCCCAGCGGCAAACCCCTGACCGACGAGGTCGGCGAGCTCGTCGTCACCAACCCCATGCCCTCGATGCCGATCCGCTTCTGGAACGACCCCGACGGCAGCCGCTACCGCGACAGCTACTTCGACACCTACCCCGGCGTGTGGCGGCACGGCGACTGGATCACCGTCACCTCACGGGGATCGGTCGTCATCCACGGCCGCTCCGACTCCACCCTGAACCGGCAGGGCGTCCGCATGGGCTCGGCCGACATCTACGAAGCCGTCGAGCGGCTGCCCGAGATCAGGGAATCCCTCGTGATCGGCGTCGAACAGTCCGACGGCGGCTACTGGATGCCCCTGTTCGTGCACCTCGCCCCCGGCGCCGCCCTCGACGAGGCCCTGCTGGCCCGCATCAAACAGACCATCCGCGAACAGCTCTCCCCGCGCCACGTCCCCGACGAAGTCATCGAGGTGCCCGGCATCCCGCACACCCTCACCGGCAAGCGCATCGAGGTCCCGGTCAAGCGCCTCCTCCAGGGCACCCCGCTGGACAAGGCGGTCAACCCCGGCTCCATCGACAACCTCGACCTGCTCCACTTCTACGAGGAACTCGCCCGTAAACGCACCTGA
- a CDS encoding PTS sugar transporter subunit IIA, protein MTTVSSPLAGRAIGLAAVPDPVFSGAMVGPGTAIDPVREPGEAVAPVDGVIVSLHPHAFVVVDESGHGVLTHLGIDTVQLNGEGFELLVNKGDTVVRGQGVVRWDPAAVEAAGKSPVCPIVALEATAEALTELREDGEVKAGESLFLWK, encoded by the coding sequence ATGACCACCGTCTCGTCCCCACTCGCAGGACGTGCCATCGGACTGGCCGCCGTGCCCGATCCCGTCTTCTCCGGGGCCATGGTCGGCCCGGGTACCGCCATCGACCCCGTCCGGGAGCCCGGCGAGGCAGTGGCCCCCGTGGACGGGGTCATCGTCTCCCTGCACCCGCACGCCTTCGTCGTGGTCGATGAGAGCGGGCACGGTGTTCTCACCCACCTCGGTATCGACACCGTGCAGCTCAACGGGGAGGGCTTCGAGCTGCTGGTGAACAAGGGGGACACCGTCGTGCGCGGGCAGGGGGTGGTGCGCTGGGACCCGGCCGCCGTCGAGGCCGCGGGCAAGTCGCCGGTCTGCCCGATCGTGGCCCTCGAAGCGACCGCCGAGGCCCTCACCGAACTCCGTGAGGACGGAGAGGTGAAGGCCGGCGAGAGTCTCTTCCTCTGGAAGTGA
- a CDS encoding GGDEF domain-containing protein — MRSWTDSLRFAFQPVVNLMTGGVAALEILARPESGDILAEARRDSELDGRLAVSAFRAAVRKETLLPLHVNVFAGTLADFGGLQPLYDAVREAGRMPWEVTLDVCPPYAHVPRRALLEAVSTVRGQGFRICADGVGDGDAPLRLLADLAPELVKLDASLLARPAAVRAMRVLCDGLGALLSVEGVETEAQYAAARSAGAQWAQGELFAPPARLPAADVYVPPGSPGAPPARRSGPSVRQFVRPAALLPATASAGQVRALLTGSPDVSGVLLVDRNGVPVRSVHRSRFLLSMSGRYGHALYADRPAAKLGDVPRTVGVDATAWEVLDVVAVGGRGRTSDDVAVVDANGRCVGVVRLADLVRALAESRVEEAAGLNPLTRLPGSDAITDEVDRRIADGRAFTLSWLDVDHFKQVNDRAGFAAGDELIRAVGRTLLRSASESTHVGHIGGDDFLVLTDPEELDPLAASVLDVPWSACGRPVTLSLATVLCLPGSVPDHRRAAACLAPLKEAAKALGGTSWVLGRAGTPGHEVRRGSNRAAAQAG, encoded by the coding sequence GTGCGCTCCTGGACGGACAGTCTCCGCTTCGCCTTCCAACCGGTGGTCAACCTGATGACCGGCGGGGTCGCGGCGCTGGAGATACTCGCCCGCCCGGAGAGCGGCGATATCCTTGCCGAGGCCCGCCGCGACTCCGAACTCGACGGACGGCTGGCGGTGTCCGCGTTCCGCGCGGCGGTGCGCAAGGAGACCCTGCTGCCCCTGCACGTCAACGTGTTCGCGGGCACACTGGCCGACTTCGGTGGCCTCCAGCCGCTGTACGACGCCGTGCGCGAGGCGGGGCGGATGCCCTGGGAGGTCACGCTGGACGTCTGCCCACCGTACGCGCACGTGCCGCGGCGGGCGCTGCTGGAGGCGGTGTCCACGGTGCGGGGCCAGGGATTCCGGATCTGTGCGGACGGAGTCGGTGACGGCGACGCGCCGCTGCGGCTGCTGGCGGACCTGGCGCCGGAGCTGGTGAAGCTCGACGCCTCCTTGCTCGCGCGGCCCGCGGCGGTGCGGGCGATGCGGGTGCTCTGCGACGGACTGGGGGCGCTGCTGTCCGTCGAGGGCGTGGAGACGGAGGCGCAGTACGCCGCCGCGCGGTCGGCCGGCGCGCAGTGGGCGCAGGGGGAACTGTTCGCGCCGCCCGCCCGGCTGCCGGCGGCGGACGTGTACGTCCCGCCCGGCTCCCCCGGCGCCCCGCCGGCACGGCGTTCGGGTCCGTCGGTGCGGCAGTTCGTGCGGCCGGCCGCGCTGCTGCCCGCGACGGCTTCGGCGGGCCAGGTACGGGCGCTGCTGACCGGGTCGCCGGACGTGTCCGGGGTGCTGCTCGTGGACCGGAACGGAGTCCCGGTGCGGTCGGTGCACCGTTCCCGCTTCCTGCTGTCGATGTCGGGGCGCTACGGGCACGCCCTGTACGCCGACCGGCCCGCGGCCAAGCTCGGCGACGTGCCGCGGACGGTGGGCGTCGACGCGACGGCCTGGGAGGTGCTGGACGTCGTGGCGGTCGGCGGCCGGGGCCGTACCTCGGACGACGTCGCCGTGGTCGACGCGAACGGACGGTGCGTGGGCGTCGTACGGCTCGCGGATCTCGTACGGGCGCTGGCCGAGAGCCGGGTGGAGGAGGCGGCCGGGCTGAATCCGCTGACCCGGCTGCCGGGCTCGGACGCGATCACGGACGAGGTGGACCGGCGGATCGCGGACGGGCGGGCTTTCACGCTGAGCTGGCTCGACGTGGACCACTTCAAGCAGGTGAACGACCGGGCCGGGTTCGCGGCGGGCGACGAGCTGATCCGGGCCGTCGGCCGGACTCTGCTGCGGTCGGCGTCGGAGTCCACCCATGTGGGGCACATCGGGGGCGACGACTTCCTGGTGCTCACCGATCCGGAAGAACTGGATCCGCTGGCCGCCTCCGTGCTGGACGTCCCCTGGTCGGCATGCGGGCGGCCCGTGACACTGTCCCTGGCGACGGTCCTGTGTCTGCCCGGGAGCGTGCCGGATCATCGGCGGGCGGCGGCCTGTCTGGCCCCGCTGAAGGAGGCCGCGAAGGCGTTGGGCGGGACGAGTTGGGTGCTGGGCCGGGCGGGGACGCCGGGGCACGAGGTCCGGCGCGGCTCGAACCGGGCGGCGGCGCAGGCGGGCTGA
- a CDS encoding glycoside hydrolase family 31 protein, with protein sequence MDGRDLVRSMKAVGSAGAAQGLRTVRAAWRRRRADAAGLPPRIAERARVPGAMREVEPGPGGGTVRFARSQLRVLVAVNGAVFWGWDGAGPEPSYALAGRCPEPDPRAVLEPDKGGGWRVVAERATVAVSRHGAIEVRTPGGVVLRREAPPRWWEPAGGGPARWTLRSEVAADARFFGLGGRSAGPRLREGTYRLWNGGRESGFAPGGGRSSVTMPVQLVVADAGTHLVFHDSSWDGTVALREGEEGAGSGHDRPGRSVLRMEGGPLRCWVAVGTPARVLLAWASLTGAPALPPAWALGHQHARSGAGDEQEVRQVVAGFQERDLPLDAVHLGAGHLDGRQVFTVDDTRFPKLPVLAEELRRDGVRLVSVVDPAVPAVPGNAVYEGGTEQDVFVRDASGSPVRGVARPGEVVFPDFTRARVREWWGGWYEERLGRGFAGFWHDLDEPASFAAFGEPTLPLSARHSLEGRDGDHREAHNVYALCMARAGAEGLRALTPGQRPFVLSRSGWAGMQRYGGVWTGGAGAGWPGLRASLAVVTGLGLCGVPYAGPDAGGGGGSESPELYLRWLQLAAHLPLFRTRGEPWGFGAEVLEHARVVLDGRRRLLPYFVTLAHLARRTGAPYVRPLWWSAPEERALRDCEDAFLLGDCLLVAPVLDPGAERRAVRLPRGRWYDTATGRAYEGPAQVLVDAPVARIPVFARAGAVIPVRGEDGGTVLEVWAPARGRTGGGLVVPDAGDGWEEPEIERYGSRWEGRRVVVERQGEDGVCEPFRPVRVRGPAESSGPR encoded by the coding sequence ATGGACGGTCGTGACCTGGTGCGTTCGATGAAAGCGGTCGGTTCCGCGGGGGCTGCGCAGGGTTTGCGTACCGTGCGGGCGGCGTGGCGCAGGCGGCGGGCGGACGCCGCGGGGCTGCCGCCGCGGATTGCGGAGCGTGCCCGGGTGCCGGGGGCGATGCGGGAGGTCGAGCCCGGGCCCGGGGGTGGGACGGTCCGGTTCGCGCGCTCGCAGCTGCGCGTCCTCGTCGCCGTGAACGGGGCGGTGTTCTGGGGGTGGGACGGGGCCGGGCCGGAGCCGTCTTACGCGTTGGCGGGCCGTTGCCCGGAGCCGGACCCGCGGGCGGTGCTGGAGCCGGACAAGGGCGGCGGCTGGCGGGTGGTGGCCGAGCGGGCGACGGTGGCGGTCTCCCGGCACGGGGCGATCGAGGTGCGTACGCCCGGGGGCGTGGTGTTGCGCCGGGAGGCGCCGCCGCGCTGGTGGGAGCCGGCCGGCGGCGGTCCGGCGCGCTGGACGCTGCGGTCGGAGGTGGCGGCGGACGCCCGGTTCTTCGGGCTGGGCGGGCGGTCCGCGGGTCCCCGGCTGCGGGAAGGTACGTACCGGTTGTGGAACGGCGGCCGGGAGTCGGGCTTCGCGCCGGGCGGGGGCCGGTCGTCGGTCACGATGCCGGTGCAGCTGGTGGTGGCGGACGCGGGGACGCACCTGGTGTTCCACGACAGTTCGTGGGACGGCACGGTGGCGTTGCGGGAGGGTGAGGAGGGGGCGGGGTCGGGGCACGACCGGCCGGGGCGGAGCGTGCTGCGGATGGAGGGGGGTCCGTTGCGGTGCTGGGTGGCGGTGGGCACGCCCGCGCGGGTGCTGCTCGCCTGGGCCTCGCTCACCGGGGCGCCCGCGCTGCCGCCCGCGTGGGCGCTCGGTCACCAGCACGCGCGGTCGGGTGCCGGTGACGAGCAGGAGGTGCGGCAGGTCGTCGCCGGTTTCCAGGAGCGTGATCTGCCGCTGGACGCGGTGCACCTGGGCGCCGGGCATCTCGACGGCCGGCAGGTGTTCACCGTGGACGACACGCGGTTCCCCAAGCTGCCCGTTCTCGCGGAGGAGCTGCGCCGGGACGGTGTCCGGCTGGTGTCGGTCGTCGATCCCGCGGTCCCGGCCGTGCCCGGCAACGCCGTGTACGAGGGCGGGACGGAGCAGGACGTGTTCGTGCGGGACGCCTCCGGGTCTCCCGTGCGCGGGGTGGCGCGGCCCGGGGAGGTCGTCTTTCCCGACTTCACGCGCGCGCGGGTGCGCGAGTGGTGGGGCGGCTGGTACGAGGAGCGGCTCGGGCGGGGTTTCGCCGGGTTCTGGCACGACCTGGACGAGCCCGCGTCGTTCGCCGCGTTCGGAGAGCCGACGTTGCCGCTTTCGGCGCGGCACTCGCTGGAGGGCCGGGACGGCGACCACCGCGAGGCCCACAACGTGTACGCGCTGTGCATGGCCCGCGCGGGGGCCGAGGGGTTGCGGGCGCTGACGCCCGGGCAGCGGCCGTTCGTCCTCTCCCGTTCCGGGTGGGCGGGCATGCAGCGGTACGGCGGTGTGTGGACCGGGGGCGCGGGTGCGGGCTGGCCCGGGCTGCGGGCCTCGCTGGCGGTGGTGACGGGGCTCGGGCTGTGCGGGGTGCCGTACGCGGGTCCGGACGCGGGCGGTGGCGGCGGGAGTGAGTCACCGGAGTTGTATCTGCGGTGGCTGCAGCTGGCTGCTCATCTGCCGTTGTTCCGCACGCGGGGGGAGCCGTGGGGCTTCGGTGCCGAGGTGCTGGAGCACGCGCGCGTGGTGCTCGACGGACGGCGGCGGCTGCTGCCGTACTTCGTGACGCTGGCGCACCTGGCCCGGCGTACGGGCGCTCCCTATGTGCGTCCCCTGTGGTGGTCGGCTCCGGAGGAGCGGGCCCTGCGGGACTGCGAGGACGCCTTCCTGCTGGGCGACTGTCTGCTGGTCGCGCCGGTGCTGGACCCGGGGGCGGAGCGCCGTGCGGTGCGGCTGCCCCGGGGGCGCTGGTACGACACGGCGACGGGGCGGGCGTACGAGGGGCCCGCGCAGGTTCTGGTGGACGCCCCCGTGGCTCGGATTCCGGTGTTCGCCCGCGCGGGTGCCGTGATTCCGGTGCGCGGGGAGGACGGTGGGACGGTGCTGGAGGTGTGGGCGCCCGCGCGGGGGCGGACCGGCGGCGGACTGGTAGTGCCGGACGCGGGGGACGGCTGGGAGGAACCGGAGATCGAGCGGTACGGCTCGCGCTGGGAGGGTCGGCGGGTGGTGGTGGAGCGGCAGGGCGAGGACGGCGTGTGCGAGCCGTTCCGCCCGGTCCGCGTCCGCGGGCCGGCGGAGAGTTCGGGCCCGAGGTAG
- a CDS encoding NUDIX domain-containing protein yields the protein MPEPQSSVPDSAPGSHCSSCGSPYGEGVSGWPRTCPACGTAAYRNPLPVAVALQPVHDTQGTALVVITRTVSPARGGVALPGGYIDDREDWRQAVVRELREETGIDAASRDVRLIDAMSSPDGHLLLFGLLPERPADSLPPYVATSETAGRHLLRRPEELAFPLHTRAVRAWFEGRYV from the coding sequence ATGCCCGAACCTCAGTCCTCCGTCCCCGACTCCGCGCCCGGCTCCCACTGTTCGAGCTGCGGATCGCCCTACGGAGAGGGCGTCTCCGGCTGGCCCCGCACCTGCCCGGCGTGCGGCACCGCGGCCTACCGCAACCCGCTGCCGGTCGCGGTCGCCCTCCAGCCCGTCCACGACACACAGGGAACCGCCCTGGTCGTCATCACCCGAACCGTGTCCCCCGCGCGCGGGGGCGTCGCACTGCCCGGCGGCTACATCGACGACCGGGAGGACTGGCGGCAGGCCGTCGTCCGCGAACTCAGGGAGGAGACGGGCATCGACGCCGCGAGTCGCGACGTACGCCTGATCGACGCCATGAGCTCGCCCGACGGCCATCTGCTGCTCTTCGGACTCCTCCCGGAACGGCCGGCCGACAGCCTCCCGCCCTACGTCGCCACGAGCGAGACCGCCGGCCGGCACCTGCTGCGCAGGCCGGAAGAACTGGCCTTCCCGCTGCACACCCGGGCCGTACGGGCCTGGTTCGAGGGCCGCTATGTCTGA